AAACTCGCCGTTGCGCTTGAGGAATTCCTTGGTGCCGTCGAGCGGATCAACCATCCAGACAACATCGTGGCCGAGCCGGCTGATGTCATCATCGGTCTCTTCCGCCAACACCGCCTCCCCGGAGAAATGCCGATGAAGCTGTTCGAGAATCAATGCATTGGCGGCGTGATCGGCAGCGGTCACCGGATTGCCTGGGGCCTTCCATTCCACCTCGACTTTTTCGCCATAATACTGCAAAACCGTTTCGCCGGCCAGCCGCGCGATGTCTCGCACGATCTGCAGCCGGTGATCAAGCTCGGATGACTGCATACAAACTCCCTTGATGTTGGTACATGTTGCGGTTTCAACGGGAAAATAATGTACGCCAAAAGGTCACGAGGCCGCGGGCAATACCGCTTACCAATGCTGTCAGGTCCAACAACGGCCGCTCGAGGCGCTCACGAATCATGCGCTCGAAATCGTGAACATCGCGAGCCGTGACGCGCAGCGCTTCCACCATGTCGCCAACCTTTGGCGCTTGTCGTTCCAACGTGTGAACGATGCTGCGGATATCGCTGGAGATTTTGGTGATGTCATGAATCAACGGCGGCATGTTCATGCGCACAGTTTCGACAAGCTTTTCGGCTTCCATGGCCAATTTACGAATACGCCAAAGCGCCGCCACCGCCGCCGCCATGATCATGAGCATGGAAAAAGCAATGATCACCAGGCTCCACGCCATCATCATTTCCATGATTCCATTTTCCTTGCGTGGTGCAGATGCTTCCAGCGCCGACAAACAAGCGGGAAGCATCGTTCCCAATCCATGTTCGATTCAATTTTATCGCAAAATATTCAGGCCTGGTCCTTGGCTTTATTGCCTTCAACTTCTTCACGATAGGCCTTGGCGCCGGCTTCAAACGCTGATTTGACCCGGCCTTTCTCACGTTCGATCACTTTCGCGCCTTGCTCGACGAGATCCCGGGCTTTGGCGCGGCCTTCGCTGATCAATTGATCAGCTTTGGCGCGGGCTTCGGCAATTTTCGCCTCGGCTTGCGAGCGCAGCGCTTCGGCCTGACGCTTACCCTCTTCTATGACTTCAGCGGCTTTTTCCTTCCATTCACCGAGCTGCGCTTCGGTTTCATCGTAAAGCTCGCGCGATTTGCGGCGAATATCGGCGCGCAGCTCGATGCCCGATTTCGGCGCAAAAAGCAGCGCAAACACCGCGCCGATCGCGCCGCCGATCAAAAAACCTTTAAAAAAATCAGCACCTCGATTTTCCTGGGGCATAACTCCTCCAAAGTTGAATGTGATGATTACTTTTTATTTTTTGACCATCTTCAAAAAATCTTCTTCGGAAATCACCGCCACACCCAATTCC
The sequence above is drawn from the candidate division KSB1 bacterium genome and encodes:
- a CDS encoding YtxH domain-containing protein gives rise to the protein MPQENRGADFFKGFLIGGAIGAVFALLFAPKSGIELRADIRRKSRELYDETEAQLGEWKEKAAEVIEEGKRQAEALRSQAEAKIAEARAKADQLISEGRAKARDLVEQGAKVIEREKGRVKSAFEAGAKAYREEVEGNKAKDQA